In Thermococcus sp. CX2, the following are encoded in one genomic region:
- a CDS encoding SDR family oxidoreductase, which yields MLGIDLSGKLAFTTASSKGIGFGVARVLAKAGADVILLSRSEESLKRAKEKIKAESDVSVEYIVADLTKMEDLERTVKELENIGEPEIFFFSTGGPKPGYFMEMEMADWEGAVRLLLYPAVYLTKALVPAMERKGYGRIVYLTSVAIKEPISNIALSNVVRISMAGLVRTLAKELGPKGITVNGIMPGIIRTDRMIQLAQDRAKREGKTVEEALQEYAKPIPLGRLGEPEEIGYLVAFLASEFGSYINGAMIPVDGGRLSSVF from the coding sequence ATGCTGGGCATAGACCTTTCTGGAAAGCTCGCCTTTACAACGGCCTCGAGCAAGGGAATAGGCTTCGGCGTTGCGAGGGTCTTGGCCAAGGCAGGAGCTGACGTGATACTACTCTCTCGGAGCGAGGAGAGCCTGAAGAGGGCGAAAGAGAAGATAAAGGCCGAGAGCGACGTTAGCGTGGAGTATATAGTGGCCGACCTCACGAAGATGGAGGATCTCGAGAGAACGGTGAAAGAGCTTGAAAACATAGGAGAGCCAGAGATATTTTTCTTCTCCACGGGCGGCCCAAAGCCTGGCTACTTCATGGAGATGGAAATGGCGGACTGGGAGGGAGCTGTTAGGCTGCTCCTCTATCCAGCGGTATACCTCACCAAGGCTCTAGTCCCGGCGATGGAAAGGAAGGGCTACGGAAGGATAGTATACTTGACAAGCGTGGCTATAAAGGAGCCCATATCCAACATAGCTCTGAGCAACGTGGTGAGGATTTCCATGGCGGGTCTCGTGAGGACTCTGGCGAAGGAACTCGGGCCGAAGGGGATAACGGTGAACGGCATAATGCCAGGAATAATAAGGACGGACAGGATGATCCAGCTCGCCCAGGACAGGGCAAAGAGGGAAGGAAAGACTGTGGAGGAGGCCCTCCAGGAGTATGCGAAGCCAATACCTCTGGGAAGGCTCGGCGAGCCCGAGGAGATAGGCTACCTAGTTGCCTTCCTCGCAAGCGAGTTCGGCTCGTACATCAACGGCGCGATGATTCCAGTTGACGGTGGAAGGTTGAGCTCGGTGTTTTGA
- a CDS encoding ABC transporter permease: MAGLNFRRLCIAVSLLFTLFLFMAIAALFVVPSPKDILEALKSEEMVFSLRLSLLTASISTVIVMFIAIPIGYALSRFSFPGKSVVKSILDLPMAFPELVLGLALLLLFGRTLVGEAFQSLGIKVVFTKLGIVVAQIFTALPYATRIAYSTFESVSLRYELVSRSLGYTEFETFRNVTLPLAKNGLFASTIITFARCMGAFGAVLILAGGSYMNTEILPVTLYLNISYGNIGMAITSGIVLIVVSFLAILAFEKLEGGTGVP; this comes from the coding sequence ATGGCAGGGCTGAACTTCAGGAGGCTCTGCATTGCCGTTTCCCTCCTTTTTACCCTCTTCCTTTTCATGGCCATAGCGGCCCTCTTCGTTGTTCCGAGCCCAAAGGATATATTAGAGGCGCTGAAATCCGAGGAGATGGTCTTCTCCCTCAGGCTGTCCCTTCTGACGGCTTCCATCTCTACGGTCATCGTCATGTTCATTGCCATCCCCATAGGATACGCCCTTTCGAGGTTCTCCTTCCCTGGGAAGAGCGTTGTCAAGTCGATACTCGACCTCCCTATGGCATTTCCAGAGCTGGTTCTGGGGCTCGCCCTGCTTCTCCTCTTTGGCAGGACCCTCGTTGGGGAGGCATTTCAGAGCCTTGGAATTAAAGTTGTCTTCACCAAGCTCGGCATCGTGGTGGCCCAGATATTCACCGCTCTGCCCTACGCCACTAGGATAGCTTACTCGACCTTTGAATCAGTAAGCCTTAGGTACGAGCTCGTCTCTAGGAGCCTCGGCTACACCGAGTTTGAGACGTTTAGAAACGTCACGCTCCCCCTGGCGAAGAACGGCCTTTTTGCCTCCACCATAATAACCTTCGCGAGGTGCATGGGAGCCTTTGGGGCCGTGCTCATCCTTGCTGGCGGCTCTTACATGAACACGGAGATACTGCCCGTGACTCTCTACCTGAACATCTCCTACGGCAACATAGGGATGGCCATAACGAGCGGCATAGTGCTGATAGTGGTGTCCTTCCTCGCCATTCTTGCCTTCGAAAAGCTGGAGGGTGGTACCGGTGTTCCTTGA
- a CDS encoding PPC domain-containing DNA-binding protein encodes MEFSAGRSFLFRVPEGEELLGFINEFARKNNILTGTVSAIGSLRNPKIGYFEESKGEYKIIELEGTYELVSLMGNISLKDGKSFAHIHVALGDSEGRLWGGHLVEGEVFVAEVFIQELLGEPLERKPQENGLALWSVENLNSQQP; translated from the coding sequence ATGGAGTTCTCCGCTGGAAGGAGCTTTCTCTTCAGGGTTCCCGAGGGCGAGGAGCTTTTGGGCTTCATCAACGAGTTCGCGAGAAAGAACAACATCTTAACTGGAACAGTTAGTGCCATAGGGAGTCTGAGGAACCCTAAGATCGGCTACTTTGAAGAAAGCAAAGGAGAGTACAAAATCATCGAGCTGGAAGGGACTTATGAACTCGTCTCCCTCATGGGCAACATAAGCCTCAAGGATGGGAAGTCCTTCGCCCACATCCACGTTGCCCTCGGCGATTCCGAGGGGCGGCTCTGGGGCGGCCACCTGGTTGAGGGTGAAGTTTTTGTTGCCGAGGTCTTCATCCAGGAACTTCTCGGAGAGCCCCTTGAGAGGAAGCCCCAGGAAAACGGACTGGCGCTTTGGAGTGTGGAGAACCTTAATTCTCAGCAACCTTGA
- a CDS encoding molybdopterin-binding protein, with amino-acid sequence MMSARNKLEGIVTDVKLGEVAALVKVELTNPDVITAMITREAVEELGLKPGDKVRVVIKATEVMVEKE; translated from the coding sequence ATGATGAGCGCAAGGAACAAGCTTGAGGGTATCGTCACGGACGTCAAGCTCGGTGAGGTCGCGGCGCTGGTTAAGGTGGAGCTCACGAACCCGGACGTTATAACGGCGATGATAACGAGGGAAGCCGTGGAAGAGCTCGGTCTGAAACCGGGGGACAAGGTTCGTGTCGTAATAAAGGCCACAGAAGTCATGGTGGAGAAGGAGTGA
- a CDS encoding 6-carboxytetrahydropterin synthase, whose product MGFRLIERKIGWHKDFDSSHFLALPYESKCLRIHGHTYNVDVEIWGEVNENGMIFDFNHLSELIKLLDHRILVSREWVVTETDQVVVIEKNGKRLELPKDEAVILDKRNVTAECIAEWFAERIAEKAGDNVRKIKVKIWEDPRSYAEVTLER is encoded by the coding sequence ATGGGCTTTCGTCTGATTGAAAGAAAGATAGGCTGGCATAAAGATTTCGACAGCTCCCACTTCCTCGCCCTCCCGTACGAAAGCAAGTGCCTCAGGATTCACGGCCACACATACAACGTGGATGTCGAGATATGGGGTGAAGTAAACGAGAACGGCATGATATTTGACTTCAACCACCTAAGCGAGTTAATCAAGTTGCTTGACCACCGTATCCTCGTCAGTAGGGAGTGGGTTGTTACGGAAACTGACCAAGTTGTGGTCATTGAAAAGAACGGTAAGCGACTTGAATTACCTAAGGATGAGGCGGTGATTCTGGACAAGAGAAATGTTACCGCTGAATGTATTGCTGAGTGGTTTGCAGAGAGAATAGCCGAAAAAGCTGGCGACAACGTCAGAAAGATAAAAGTGAAAATTTGGGAGGATCCAAGGAGCTACGCGGAGGTCACTCTCGAGCGTTGA
- a CDS encoding nicotinate-nucleotide pyrophosphorylase has product MFDPFELYLHEDCPYFDETTELLGIRGDGELRIISREAGIAACTEDLAKFYERKGLRVVEYVQSGKEFKAGDLLFRAEGDLRELFRLWRVSQTFLSITCAVATKTRKLLGLAREVNPRVIVATTRKAHPGMRYFELKAVRAGGGEIHRNSLSDSVLITQNHLRVVRELENLKSLRKIEIEPGNVEEALRYAKLADVLLLDHFSPEELERLVPRLRELNPSLEIAVAGNITEENIKDYARLADIIVTSEPYYAKPLDLTTRIEKS; this is encoded by the coding sequence ATGTTTGATCCCTTCGAACTCTACCTCCACGAGGACTGTCCGTACTTTGACGAGACGACGGAACTGCTGGGGATAAGAGGGGATGGTGAGCTACGGATAATCTCGAGGGAAGCGGGAATAGCGGCGTGCACGGAGGATCTTGCCAAGTTTTACGAGCGGAAGGGCCTGAGAGTGGTCGAGTACGTACAGAGCGGGAAAGAATTCAAAGCTGGTGACCTCCTGTTCCGCGCTGAGGGCGATTTGAGGGAGCTCTTTAGGCTCTGGAGGGTCTCCCAAACCTTCCTCTCGATAACGTGCGCAGTGGCAACGAAAACGAGAAAACTTCTGGGGCTCGCCAGGGAAGTCAATCCACGCGTGATTGTGGCGACCACCCGCAAGGCCCACCCGGGGATGCGCTACTTCGAGCTTAAGGCCGTGAGAGCAGGAGGCGGCGAAATCCATCGCAACTCCCTGAGCGATTCCGTTCTCATAACGCAGAACCACCTCCGCGTTGTCAGGGAGCTCGAAAACCTAAAATCCCTAAGGAAAATCGAAATCGAGCCGGGAAATGTCGAAGAGGCGCTTAGATACGCAAAGCTCGCCGACGTGCTCCTCCTGGATCACTTCTCCCCGGAGGAGCTTGAAAGGCTCGTCCCGAGGCTAAGGGAGCTAAACCCATCGCTTGAGATAGCGGTCGCTGGGAACATCACCGAGGAGAACATTAAAGACTACGCAAGGCTGGCGGATATAATAGTGACGAGCGAGCCATACTACGCGAAGCCCCTCGATTTGACGACGAGGATTGAGAAGTCGTAA
- a CDS encoding ATP-binding cassette domain-containing protein, translating to MFLEIRELSIDLGEFRLEDVSLDIEKGEYVTVIGPTGSGKSILLETIAGFYKPQKGQIILEGRDITELPPERRGISVVYQDYVLFPHMSVYDNIAYGLRKRVKDEGKIQEEIQRIAEVLGIDHLLHRRPTTLSGGEQQRAAIARALVVKPKLLLMDEPFSALDVKTREELRKLVKRAIREYQTTVLHITHDFDDVFSLATRVVVMKDGRAVQTGSPEEVFSRPSSDFVADFVGTNLLKCRIVGREGDLTVLSAGKLRLYSSDTAGVGEEVVVSIRPENVIVAKEPIESSARNVFVGRVLEVIRRGHLVWLRLGLDGVELRAVVTPNSCDLLGIEEGKEFYVLFKASNVKIVG from the coding sequence GTGTTCCTTGAAATCAGGGAACTGAGCATCGACTTGGGGGAATTCAGGCTCGAGGACGTTTCCCTGGATATTGAAAAGGGGGAGTACGTCACTGTAATCGGGCCCACGGGCAGCGGGAAGTCCATACTCCTGGAGACCATAGCGGGCTTCTATAAGCCCCAAAAGGGACAGATAATCCTCGAAGGGCGGGACATAACGGAGTTGCCCCCGGAGAGGAGAGGAATCAGCGTGGTCTATCAGGACTACGTTCTCTTTCCGCACATGAGCGTCTACGACAACATAGCCTACGGCCTGAGGAAGAGGGTGAAGGACGAGGGAAAAATCCAGGAGGAGATTCAGAGGATAGCTGAGGTCCTCGGCATAGACCACCTCCTCCACAGGAGGCCCACTACACTGAGTGGCGGCGAGCAGCAGAGGGCGGCGATAGCGAGGGCCCTCGTCGTTAAGCCCAAGCTCCTCCTCATGGACGAGCCCTTCTCCGCGCTGGACGTCAAGACGCGCGAGGAGCTGCGGAAGCTCGTCAAGAGGGCCATAAGGGAGTACCAGACGACCGTTCTCCACATCACCCACGACTTCGACGACGTATTTAGCTTGGCCACTAGGGTCGTTGTGATGAAAGACGGAAGGGCCGTTCAGACTGGAAGCCCCGAGGAGGTCTTCTCAAGGCCGTCGAGCGACTTCGTTGCAGATTTCGTTGGAACCAACCTCCTGAAGTGCCGCATAGTTGGGAGAGAAGGAGATTTGACGGTATTGAGTGCAGGAAAGCTGAGGCTCTACAGCTCCGATACGGCCGGGGTAGGGGAAGAGGTCGTTGTGTCCATAAGGCCAGAAAACGTGATAGTTGCCAAGGAGCCCATCGAGAGCTCCGCGAGGAACGTCTTCGTTGGCAGAGTTCTAGAGGTCATCCGGCGGGGTCACCTGGTGTGGCTGAGGCTTGGGCTGGATGGGGTTGAGCTTAGAGCCGTCGTGACGCCCAACTCCTGCGATTTGCTGGGCATCGAAGAAGGGAAGGAATTTTACGTGCTCTTCAAGGCCTCGAACGTTAAGATAGTGGGGTGA
- a CDS encoding NAD+ synthase — MRVLDYARVISIIASFIREKVEEARAEGVVVGVSGGIDSATTAYLAVKALGKDKVLGLIMPYYENGDVEDAKLVCKNLGIDYKLINIKPIVDEFEKAVGELDVKSKGNIMARTRMILLYAYANSMNRLVLGTSNRSELLTGYFTKWGDGASDYAPLINLYKTEVWELAKRLGVPEKIIQKKPTAGLWEGQTDEDELGISYRLLDEVLWRLVDLKMPKEDIAEELGISLEKVEYVELLVKRSEHKRRLPTGPEF; from the coding sequence ATGAGGGTGCTGGATTATGCCAGAGTTATCAGCATTATAGCCTCCTTCATCAGAGAGAAGGTCGAGGAGGCAAGGGCAGAGGGTGTCGTCGTAGGAGTAAGCGGTGGCATAGACAGTGCTACCACTGCTTATTTGGCAGTCAAAGCTCTCGGGAAGGATAAGGTCCTGGGCCTAATAATGCCCTACTACGAGAACGGCGACGTTGAAGACGCAAAACTCGTCTGCAAAAACCTCGGAATCGACTACAAACTCATAAACATAAAACCCATCGTGGACGAGTTTGAAAAAGCCGTTGGAGAGCTCGATGTTAAAAGCAAGGGGAACATCATGGCCAGAACAAGGATGATTCTCCTCTATGCCTATGCTAACTCCATGAACCGTCTGGTGTTAGGAACCAGCAACAGGAGCGAGCTTTTAACTGGCTATTTCACCAAGTGGGGCGATGGAGCAAGTGATTATGCACCGCTCATAAACCTTTACAAGACTGAAGTTTGGGAGCTGGCCAAGCGTCTGGGGGTTCCAGAGAAAATTATTCAGAAGAAGCCGACTGCTGGCCTTTGGGAGGGCCAGACTGACGAGGATGAACTGGGGATAAGTTACAGACTGCTCGATGAGGTCCTCTGGCGTCTCGTCGACCTCAAGATGCCCAAAGAGGATATTGCCGAGGAGCTTGGAATCTCGTTGGAGAAAGTTGAATACGTTGAACTGCTCGTCAAAAGAAGCGAGCACAAGAGACGCCTTCCGACCGGGCCAGAGTTCTGA
- a CDS encoding NifB/NifX family molybdenum-iron cluster-binding protein, protein MRIVISTINGGLDDRVNQAFGRTPAFTIVDVENGEITNVQVVQNPGYNQPRGAGVTAAQFCIDQGAEVVIAGQFGPNSYNVLQAAGIRMASAPSTMTVKEAVEAFLRGELQGAVMGREGGGMGRGMGRGMGHGRGGW, encoded by the coding sequence ATGAGGATAGTGATCTCAACCATAAACGGAGGACTTGATGACAGGGTGAACCAGGCCTTCGGAAGGACTCCCGCTTTCACCATAGTGGACGTAGAGAACGGAGAGATAACCAACGTCCAGGTCGTCCAGAACCCGGGCTACAACCAGCCAAGGGGAGCAGGGGTGACCGCGGCCCAGTTCTGCATCGACCAGGGTGCGGAAGTGGTAATAGCCGGACAGTTCGGGCCGAACTCCTACAACGTTCTCCAGGCTGCGGGCATAAGGATGGCCTCGGCACCTTCGACGATGACCGTCAAAGAGGCCGTTGAAGCATTCCTCCGCGGCGAGCTCCAGGGTGCCGTGATGGGCAGGGAAGGCGGCGGAATGGGTCGTGGTATGGGACGTGGCATGGGGCACGGCAGGGGCGGCTGGTGA
- a CDS encoding ATPase domain-containing protein yields the protein MGGCEYRVKTGIPGFDEITGGGFPENSIILVTGETGTGKTIFGAQFIYKGAELYKEPGIFVSLDERLNDLRREMLSFGWEFRKYEGEGRIILVDWASKIYRSSIEEKFAPEKDITVDGFIRHIIQLVKSINAKRLVIDSISPLTLAWKKEFDVRSVMLKLKTAFSSMNVTILLISETPYELSKYSVEGYIADGIVTLGLKEVVDDGMGKLKRYLVVRKMCGTRHSMYKYPFEITEMGIIVFPSGKIY from the coding sequence ATGGGAGGGTGCGAATATCGAGTGAAAACGGGCATTCCTGGATTTGATGAAATAACCGGCGGAGGATTTCCTGAAAACTCCATAATACTGGTTACCGGCGAGACTGGTACGGGTAAAACTATATTCGGGGCTCAGTTCATCTACAAGGGGGCTGAGCTATACAAGGAACCTGGCATTTTTGTGAGTCTTGATGAGAGACTCAATGACCTGAGGAGAGAAATGCTGTCTTTTGGATGGGAATTCAGAAAGTACGAAGGAGAAGGCCGGATTATTCTCGTTGATTGGGCCAGCAAAATTTATAGATCATCCATAGAGGAAAAATTTGCCCCCGAAAAAGACATCACCGTTGATGGTTTTATAAGGCATATAATCCAACTTGTCAAATCAATCAACGCAAAACGCCTCGTAATTGATTCTATATCGCCGCTAACACTCGCATGGAAAAAAGAATTTGACGTTCGATCGGTGATGCTGAAGCTCAAGACAGCATTCTCCAGCATGAACGTAACCATCCTCCTGATAAGTGAAACTCCATACGAACTCAGCAAATACAGTGTGGAGGGCTACATTGCCGATGGCATTGTAACCCTTGGTCTCAAGGAAGTAGTGGATGATGGAATGGGTAAACTCAAACGCTATTTAGTCGTTAGAAAGATGTGTGGAACACGCCATTCGATGTACAAGTATCCATTCGAGATAACTGAAATGGGGATAATCGTATTTCCCTCGGGGAAAATCTACTAA
- a CDS encoding DUF134 domain-containing protein has product MPMGMGRGWGRGRGRRRKLRMIGFIPQVRHFYPAIPPVGQPKPPIFMTYEEFEALRLVDYEGLTQEEAGKRMGVSRGTVWRALSSARKKVSQMLVEGRELIILAEGNEVPRMDSSEGE; this is encoded by the coding sequence ATGCCGATGGGAATGGGACGTGGATGGGGTCGTGGCCGGGGAAGGAGGAGAAAGCTCAGGATGATAGGGTTCATTCCCCAGGTTAGACATTTCTATCCAGCCATACCCCCCGTTGGACAGCCAAAACCACCCATTTTTATGACTTATGAGGAGTTTGAGGCATTGAGGCTGGTTGATTACGAGGGCCTGACCCAGGAGGAGGCAGGAAAGAGAATGGGTGTTTCAAGGGGGACTGTCTGGAGGGCGCTAAGCTCGGCCAGGAAGAAGGTCTCCCAGATGCTAGTTGAGGGCAGGGAGCTCATAATCCTGGCCGAAGGAAATGAGGTTCCCAGGATGGACTCCTCTGAGGGCGAGTGA
- a CDS encoding NifB/NifX family molybdenum-iron cluster-binding protein: protein MRIAIPTNGGGLEDTVAPVFARAPAFLIVDVDENGNVTNSKVIQNGAAMAGGGAGPMAVQTLINEGVEAVIAPQVGPNALGAIQAAGIKLYQVAPGTPVEEAIKAITSGSASQFSTPAPVAPTAPAYGPAYPVAPARAYGPAYPVYPAYGFGWGRGRSWGRGWGRGGRGWGARLGYCPGTGRPSRRTLRWLYGWW from the coding sequence ATGAGGATTGCGATACCCACCAACGGTGGAGGGCTTGAAGACACGGTCGCCCCTGTCTTCGCAAGGGCTCCGGCTTTCCTCATAGTGGACGTTGACGAGAACGGCAACGTCACGAACAGCAAGGTCATCCAGAACGGTGCAGCCATGGCCGGCGGTGGAGCCGGGCCGATGGCAGTGCAGACCCTCATCAACGAGGGCGTTGAGGCGGTTATAGCGCCACAGGTCGGACCAAATGCGCTCGGCGCCATTCAGGCAGCAGGAATAAAGCTCTATCAGGTAGCCCCAGGAACTCCAGTTGAAGAGGCCATAAAGGCCATTACCAGTGGAAGTGCCAGCCAGTTCAGCACTCCTGCTCCAGTTGCTCCAACGGCCCCAGCCTATGGACCAGCGTATCCAGTTGCTCCGGCCAGAGCTTACGGACCAGCCTACCCGGTCTACCCCGCTTACGGCTTTGGATGGGGCCGTGGCCGCAGTTGGGGTCGTGGCTGGGGAAGAGGTGGCAGAGGCTGGGGAGCTCGCCTGGGCTACTGCCCAGGGACGGGCCGACCAAGCAGGAGAACCCTCCGCTGGCTCTACGGCTGGTGGTGA
- the modA gene encoding molybdate ABC transporter substrate-binding protein, producing MKGRLALLLIGLLILGVVSSGCISEKVDNTSTSTKKFEGKTLVVCSGAGLMKPMNELIGMFENETGAEVEVHYGGSSEIFGILQTTCGCDVFIPGAWYYTQVGMEKGYVLNDTVRNVTLHVPVIAVPAGNPKGIHSLEDLARPGVRVVLGDPKACAIGKVAKKILENNGLWENVSRNVVTFTPTVNQLLIYITTGQADAAIIWEDMTTWAQAKGKIEVIQIPPEQNIIKTIPTAVTTCAENDGHLEVAKAFNEFIANHTEVWEKWGFRPWQG from the coding sequence GTGAAGGGGCGCTTAGCGTTACTCCTGATTGGACTCCTGATCCTGGGAGTGGTTTCAAGTGGCTGCATTAGCGAAAAGGTGGACAATACGAGCACAAGCACGAAAAAGTTTGAGGGCAAAACCCTCGTCGTCTGCTCTGGAGCGGGCTTGATGAAGCCCATGAACGAGCTGATAGGAATGTTTGAGAACGAAACTGGGGCAGAGGTCGAGGTCCACTATGGTGGGAGCAGCGAGATTTTTGGGATTCTGCAGACCACCTGCGGCTGCGACGTCTTCATCCCCGGCGCCTGGTACTACACCCAGGTCGGCATGGAGAAGGGCTACGTTCTGAACGACACAGTGAGGAACGTTACCCTGCACGTCCCGGTCATAGCGGTTCCAGCCGGAAACCCCAAAGGCATACACTCGCTTGAGGACTTGGCAAGGCCCGGCGTTAGGGTTGTCCTCGGCGACCCGAAGGCCTGTGCCATAGGCAAAGTTGCGAAGAAAATCCTCGAGAATAACGGCCTCTGGGAGAACGTGAGCAGGAACGTCGTGACTTTTACGCCAACGGTCAATCAGCTGCTCATTTACATCACCACTGGGCAGGCAGATGCGGCGATAATCTGGGAGGACATGACAACGTGGGCACAGGCAAAGGGCAAGATCGAGGTCATCCAGATTCCACCGGAGCAGAACATTATAAAGACCATTCCAACCGCCGTGACGACCTGCGCCGAAAATGATGGGCACCTGGAGGTGGCAAAGGCCTTCAACGAATTCATAGCGAACCACACAGAGGTCTGGGAGAAGTGGGGGTTCAGGCCATGGCAGGGCTGA
- a CDS encoding 2,3-butanediol dehydrogenase, with protein sequence MLGLRYYGRGDLRLEEVEEPKIKPGFLKIRVRTCGICGTDLNEYLSGPIFVPKDKPHPLTGRTAPVILGHEFSGEVVEVGAGVKGFKEGDRVAVFPVIHCGECYFCRRGMENLCVNFGVTGLSEDGGFAEYALVRPNQAYKLPESVSFEEGALVEPLSVGVRAVKKAEIMPGDSVVIVGAGPIGLCVLLVAKASGAGKIIVVEPSKVRREKAKELGADIVIDPTGKTTEDVVGEIVSETDIGVDVSFECVGINETFRTAVECLRKGGKAVMLGVFKCLTPFDAKGLVVGEKVITGSVSHSADDFLRGISLISSNRVDVRPLITSRVRLGDIIEKGFEELVKNKEKHVKILATMEGSA encoded by the coding sequence ATGCTTGGACTCAGATACTATGGAAGGGGTGATCTGAGACTCGAAGAGGTTGAAGAACCGAAAATCAAGCCAGGCTTTCTCAAGATAAGGGTTAGAACCTGCGGAATATGTGGAACCGACCTGAATGAATACTTAAGCGGACCAATCTTCGTGCCCAAAGATAAGCCCCATCCACTCACCGGAAGAACCGCACCGGTAATACTCGGCCACGAGTTCTCAGGAGAGGTAGTGGAAGTGGGAGCAGGAGTCAAGGGATTCAAAGAGGGTGATAGAGTAGCGGTTTTTCCCGTCATCCATTGTGGTGAGTGCTACTTCTGTCGCAGGGGGATGGAAAACCTCTGTGTTAACTTCGGCGTTACTGGACTGAGTGAGGATGGAGGATTCGCGGAGTACGCGCTGGTAAGGCCCAATCAGGCATACAAACTCCCGGAGAGTGTTTCGTTTGAAGAAGGGGCTCTCGTTGAACCTCTATCCGTTGGAGTGAGGGCTGTCAAGAAGGCCGAAATAATGCCTGGAGACAGCGTTGTAATAGTGGGCGCTGGGCCGATAGGGTTGTGCGTCCTTCTCGTGGCAAAGGCGAGCGGAGCTGGAAAGATAATCGTCGTTGAACCCTCAAAAGTGAGGAGAGAAAAGGCCAAAGAGCTCGGAGCAGACATCGTTATCGACCCCACAGGAAAGACCACTGAAGATGTTGTAGGGGAGATAGTGTCTGAGACAGATATTGGGGTAGATGTGAGTTTTGAGTGCGTTGGGATAAACGAGACGTTCAGGACAGCAGTTGAATGCCTCAGGAAGGGTGGGAAGGCCGTTATGCTCGGGGTCTTTAAATGTCTGACTCCCTTTGATGCCAAGGGACTAGTGGTCGGCGAGAAGGTGATAACCGGGTCGGTTTCCCACAGTGCTGACGATTTCCTCAGGGGGATCTCTCTGATCTCCTCGAATAGGGTTGACGTTAGACCGCTGATAACCTCGCGCGTCAGGCTTGGTGACATAATTGAAAAGGGGTTTGAAGAGCTTGTGAAGAACAAAGAAAAACACGTTAAGATACTCGCAACGATGGAGGGGTCAGCATGA